In the genome of Triticum urartu cultivar G1812 chromosome 5, Tu2.1, whole genome shotgun sequence, one region contains:
- the LOC125555893 gene encoding probable sugar phosphate/phosphate translocator At4g32390: MGVAGGDGSTKPPAAAMDVESSTAVVAQPTSVLRSVLLSYAYVAVWISLSFTVIVYNKYILDPKMYDWPFPISLTMIHMAFCASLAAALVRVFRLVDLPADPPMTPSLYVATVVPIGALYALSLWFSNSAYIYLSVSFIQMLKALMPVAVYSLAIAFRTETFRRASMLNMLGISAGVAVAAFGEARFDVFGVTLQLAAVAAEATRLVLIQILLTSRGIKLNPITSLYYIAPCCLLFLTVPWTFVELPRLQAASAAGIVRPDVVVFGTNSLCAFALNLAVFLLVGKTSALTMNVAGVVKDWLLIAFSWSVIQDTVTPVNLAGYAIAFLGVAYYNHAKLQALKAKEAERKGNAEAGARLLTPEKEANARKN, from the coding sequence ATGGGCGTCGCCGGCGGCGATGGCAGCACCAAGCCCCCCGCGGCCGCCATGGACGTCGAGTCCTCGACGGCGGTCGTGGCGCAGCCGACCTCGGTGCTGAGGTCCGTGCTGCTGTCCTACGCGTACGTGGCCGTGTGGATCAGCCTCAGCTTCACGGTGATCGTGTACAACAAGTACATCCTCGACCCCAAGATGTACGACTGGCCCTTCCCCATCTCGCTCACCATGATCCACATGGCCTTCTGCGCCTCCCTCGCCGCCGCGCTCGTCCGCGTCTTCCGCCTCGTCGACCTCCCCGCCGACCCGCCCATGACGCCCTCGCTCTACGTCGCCACCGTCGTCCCCATCGGCGCGCTCTACGCGCTCTCCCTCTGGTTCTCCAACTCCGCCTACATCTACCTCTCCGTCTCCTTCATCCAGATGCTCAAGGCGCTCATGCCCGTCGCCGTCTACTCCCTCGCCATCGCCTTCCGAACCGAGACCTTCCGCAGGGCCTCCATGCTCAACATGCTCGGCATCTCCGCGGGGGTCGCCGTCGCGGCCTTCGGGGAGGCGCGCTTCGACGTCTTCGGCGTCACGCTCCagctcgccgccgtcgccgccgaggCCACGCGCCTCGTGCTCATCCAGATACTGCTCACCTCCAGGGGCATCAAGCTCAACCCCATCACCTCGCTCTACTACATCGCCCCCTGCTGCCTGCTCTTCCTCACCGTGCCGTGGACGTTCGTCGAGCTGCCGAGGCTGCAGGCGGCGTCCGCGGCCGGGATCGTCCGGCCAGACGTGGTCGTTTTCGGGACCAATTCGCTGTGCGCCTTCGCGCTGAACCTGGCGGTGTTCCTGCTGGTGGGGAAGACGTCGGCGCTGACCATGAACGTGGCAGGGGTGGTCAAGGACTGGCTGCTCATCGCCTTCTCATGGTCGGTCATCCAGGACACCGTGACACCAGTGAACCTCGCCGGCTACGCCATTGCCTTCCTTGGCGTCGCCTACTACAACCACGCCAAGTTGCAGGCGCTCAAGGCAAAGGAGGCCGAGAGGAAGGGGAATGCCGAGGCCGGTGCGCGACTTCTGACGCCGGAGAAGGAGGCAAATGCGCGCAAGAACTGA